A genome region from Paramisgurnus dabryanus chromosome 12, PD_genome_1.1, whole genome shotgun sequence includes the following:
- the nmbr gene encoding neuromedin-B receptor: MDNTLKNISFSENSSVYENSTDDWTSDEGETVHFIIRCVIPSVYILIITIGLLGNITLVKIFITTSAMRSVPNIFISSLAVGDILLLVTCVPVDAFRYFYEEWIFGTVACKMIPVIQLTSVGVSVFTLTALSADRHKAIVNPMDIQSSGAVFWTCLKAIAIWIISVLLAVPEAVFSQVVHMPDKNTTFTACVPYPRSNEMHPKIHSIMIFLVYFLIPLSIISVYYYHIAKTLIKSAHDMPGEISEHSKRQTETRKRLAKIVLVFVGLFVLCWFPNHVLYMYRSFNYLQIDSSLSHLIITLVARVLSFSSSCVNPFALYLLSESFRRHFNNQLMCRRRKLQERNSSYLQSTTAIRMTSIRKSTPAVTNGHGQKTCI, encoded by the exons ATGGATAACACTTTGAAGAACATCTCTTTCTCTGAGAATAGCTCAGTCTATGAGAACTCCACAGACGATTGGACGTCAGATGAAGGGGAAACGGTACATTTCATCATCCGATGCGTTATACCGTCGGTGTACATACTTATAATAACGATTGGTTTGTTGGGCAACATCACACTTGTAAAAATATTCATCACCACCAGCGCGATGCGAAGCGTCCCCAACATTTTCATTTCTAGCTTGGCCGTTGGAGATATTTTGCTTTTGGTCACTTGTGTGCCGGTGGACGCGTTCCGGTATTTTTACGAGGAGTGGATCTTCGGGACCGTGGCTTGTAAGATGATTCCGGTGATTCAGCTCACCTCGGTCGGAGTCTCTGTCTTTACTCTCACGGCACTGAGCGCAGACAG ACACAAAGCTATTGTGAACCCTATGGACATCCAGAGCTCCGGCGCAGTATTCTGGACCTGTTTGAAGGCCATCGCTATATGGATAATCTCAGTCCTGCTGGCCGTACCTGAGGCTGTCTTTTCTCAAGTGGTTCACATGCCTGACAAGAACACGACATTCACCGCCTGTGTGCCGTATCCACGCTCCAATGAGATGCACCCCAAGATTCACTCAATTATGATTTTCCTCGTCTACTTTCTCATTCCTCTGAGCATTATCTCTGTCTACTACTATCACATCGCAAAGACACTTATCAAGAGTGCTCATGATATGCCTGGCGAGATTAGCGAGCACTCCAAAAGACAG ACGGAAACCAGAAAGCGTCTAGCCAAGATTGTCCTGGTGTTCGTGGGCCTCTTCGTGCTGTGCTGGTTCCCTAACCACGTTCTCTACATGTACCGCTCCTTCAACTATCTGCAAATCGACTCATCACTGTCACACCTCATCATCACGCTGGTGGCGCGCGTGTTGAGTTTCTCCAGCTCCTGCGTGAACCCTTTCGCCCTGTACCTGCTGAGCGAGAGCTTCCGCAGGCACTTCAACAACCAGCTGATGTGCAGACGCCGCAAATTACAAGAGCGCAACAGCAGTTACCTCCAGAGCACCACTGCCATTCGCATGACATCCATCAGAAAGAGCACACCAGCTGTGACCAACGGACATGGACAAAAGACATGCATTTAG
- the gje1a gene encoding gap junction epsilon-1 protein, which produces MNNTPPGLRLLRPPTVIGQFHTLFFGSVRTFFLGVLGFAVYGNEALHFSCIPYRRELNLYCYNQFRPITPQVFWALQLVTVLVPGAVFHLYAACKNIDQEQILQRPVSTVFYIISVLLRIILEVLAFWLQRHLFGFLVNPIYMCDASAIAKIFNITKCMVPEHFEKTIFLSAMYTFTIITILLCIAEVFEILFRRLGYLNQPTT; this is translated from the exons ATGAACAACACTCCGCCTGGATTACGGTTG CTCAGGCCTCCAACAGTGATAGGTCAGTTTCACACACTGTTTTTCGGCTCTGTGCGTACGTTTTTCCTTGGGGTCCTTGGATTCGCTGTCTATGGCAATGAGGCTCTGCACTTCAGCTGTATCCCATACAGAAGGGAACTAAACCTCTACTGTTACAACCAGTTCAGGCCTATAACACCTCAG GTGTTTTGGGCATTGCAGCTTGTCACTGTCTTAGTACCTGGAGCTGTTTTCCATCTTTACGCTGCCTGTAAAAACATAGACCAAGAGCAGATTCTCCAACGGCCGGTTTCCACAGTCTTCTACATCATTTCTGTCCTATTAAGAATCATTTTGGAAGTCTTAGCATTTTGGCTTCAACGTCATCTTTTTGGTTTCCTGGTTAATCCCATTTACATGTGCGATGCCAGTGCCATAGCAAAGATATTCAACATCACAAAGTGTATGGTCCCTGAACACTTTGAGAAGACCATCTTCCTCAGTGCAATGTATACTTTCACCATCATCACAATACTCCTCTGCATCGCTGAAGTTTTTGAGATCCTATTTCGAAGACTAGGTTATTTAAACCAGCCAACGACTTGa